The segment TGGCCAACTACACGAGCTACATCTATGCTTGTGAAATTATGCTTACCAAAACGTTCAGCTCTTATAGCAAAACTTTGATTAAAATGAATAAAATCTGTTAAATCTAAATTTACTGTTTTAGAATAAATATCATTTAAATCAATAAATTCACTAAAATGGAATAATAAAATAATTCTGTGTAATGAACGAGAAAGGAAATTTAATTTAAAAATTGCTTTTTCTTCACTATCAAAAATAATTGCTCCAGGATGAAAAAATTTAGCTTTTATTCCAATTAATTCTTCTACTTCTTTAATGGCTATTTCTTCAAGACCAGGATTGCAGGTAGCTAGAAATTTGAAAATCATAGCAGAAATTGATTAGATCATTTAATTTTTTATTTTAAAAAATAAAAAGTCGAATTTAAATTTTTATTTTTTCATAGATTGTTAAAAAAATATATTAATTTATATTGAATAATTAAATTTTTTACATATTTGTGTTATATTTAATCATTTATGTATAAAAAGGCTTATAAATGTCTATTTTTTTTACAAATATTGGGAAAATATGTCCCAAACAGAAGAAGTTTTTAAAAGAGGAGTTTCATGGATGCATATAGTTACATTTGCTATTGCTACAGGAGTTTCAGCTATACTTGCAATATATGCAGTTTTTGCAGTTCCAGTAGCACCTTTTCCAGGAGTTTCTGGATTATATTTTGCTGCAGCAATTTATGTTCCATTATCTTTATGGCTTGGAATGTGGGGTCCTTTAGCAGGATATTTTAGCTGTGTAATACTTGGATTTGCAACAACACCATTTGGACCATTTTCATTCGTTTGGTCTTTATGCGATTTCTTTGAGGGGCTAATACCATTAGTTGCATTTAAGCTATTTAAAGTAGACCCTGAATTAAAAATGCAAAGACCTGGTATAACATGGGCTTTATTCGGATTACTAGTCTTAGACTTAATTCTAGGTACTATATCCTATGCTTTAACATGGTCTGAAGTATTCCTTGCAAGCATAATTCTAAGTTTAATAATCGTAATCTTAATGGGAGTAGCTAATCCAAAATATTGGAAATCATGGATATTCTATGCAATCTTTGGAATAATTGGAGGAGCCTTTGGGTCAGCTTTATTTGGCATAGGAACTCTTGTTCTTGGTGGTTTTGCACCTGCAGAAGCTTTCTGGGTTGGATTTTTAGGATGGTTTATAGGGGATGTTCTTGTAATTGGAACGATTGGAACGATTTTAATGATTGCTTTAACTCCTAGAATAAAGCGTACACCAATATATGTTAGAGGATGGTTTTCATAAATCCCTCTTTTTTATTTTTTTAGGAGAATAAAAAATGAATTTGAAAGGAAGTATTACAAGTATAAGAACATTCTTTTTATGGATTCCAAGAGAATCTATTATACATAAACTTCATCCAATTACAAAGATTATATTAATGCTTAGTTTAGGTTCAAGTATATTCTTATTATCAAATTTAATTAAAATATTTTTTATACTTATCATATCAGCTATTCTATTAATTATTTCAAAAATACCTATTAGAATGATTTGGAAATTTATATTTGCTTCAACTGGAATGATTTCTGCATGTATTATCGCATGGATGCTTTTTAGTAGGGAAATTGGAGAAATAGTTTATTTTGAAAAATATATAGAGATTATACCTAATAAGTGGATATGGCACGTATATATTACTGAAAATACTGTTTTAAAATCTTTATTAATAGGATTAAAAATTATTTCAATGATATTAGTAACTATTTTATTCTTAACAACAATGCGTGATAGAGAATTTATATATGGTCTTAGAAAACTGCACATTCCATTTCCATTATGTTTAGCAACTTCTTTAACTTTTAGAGCAATGTATATTTTTAGACAAGATTATCAAACAGTTAAAGAAGCAATGATGTCAAGAGGAGTTGATTTTAAAACTATTTCTATTCCAAAGAAAATAATTCAATTTTCAAGATTATTTATTCCAATATTAACTTTATTATTTAAAAGAGCTCAAGAAATGACTCTTGGAGTAGAAGCAAGAGGAATTCCATTAAGAGGTGGAAAATATAGCCTTTATCATGATATTCCTATGAAGAAAATTGATTATCTTTTTATTTCATTAATTATTTTAACATTACTATTAATATTCTATTTACCAATATAAAAAA is part of the Nitrososphaerota archaeon genome and harbors:
- a CDS encoding energy-coupling factor transporter transmembrane component T, whose product is MNLKGSITSIRTFFLWIPRESIIHKLHPITKIILMLSLGSSIFLLSNLIKIFFILIISAILLIISKIPIRMIWKFIFASTGMISACIIAWMLFSREIGEIVYFEKYIEIIPNKWIWHVYITENTVLKSLLIGLKIISMILVTILFLTTMRDREFIYGLRKLHIPFPLCLATSLTFRAMYIFRQDYQTVKEAMMSRGVDFKTISIPKKIIQFSRLFIPILTLLFKRAQEMTLGVEARGIPLRGGKYSLYHDIPMKKIDYLFISLIILTLLLIFYLPI